In Arsenicicoccus sp. oral taxon 190, the following are encoded in one genomic region:
- a CDS encoding LemA family protein, which translates to MTPVLITLIVLLVIIALIVMWLVGMHNSLIGLRNRTQESWRQIDVELKRRHDLIPNLVETVKGFATHERGTLDDVMSARAAAVRSGSNPAETAAAEQQLTGAIGRLMAVAEAYPQLQANSNFLALQQELSSTEDRIASGRRYYNATVRELNTKVESFPSNMIAKQFGIHQEQYFEAEAQARSTPQVNFDTGSARTYETDPEPAQGGPVRGGAAPAPTSAPAPAPQPGQGQPGTGEGAHAPAGGLPAGAADNAQGAGRQGDMPDTNPHQEGGALSWPSSQPDRPQQ; encoded by the coding sequence GTGACACCCGTCCTCATCACGCTGATCGTCCTGCTCGTCATCATCGCCCTGATCGTCATGTGGCTCGTCGGCATGCACAACAGCCTCATCGGGCTGCGCAACCGCACGCAGGAGTCCTGGCGCCAGATCGACGTCGAGCTCAAGCGGCGGCACGACCTGATCCCCAACCTCGTCGAGACCGTCAAGGGCTTCGCCACGCACGAGCGCGGCACCCTCGACGACGTGATGAGCGCGCGCGCCGCAGCCGTCCGCAGCGGCTCCAACCCCGCCGAGACGGCGGCGGCCGAGCAGCAGCTCACCGGCGCGATCGGCCGGTTGATGGCGGTGGCCGAGGCCTACCCGCAGCTGCAGGCCAACAGCAACTTCCTCGCCCTGCAGCAGGAGCTGTCCTCGACCGAGGACCGCATCGCGTCCGGCCGCCGCTACTACAACGCCACGGTCCGCGAGCTCAACACCAAGGTCGAGTCCTTCCCGAGCAACATGATCGCCAAGCAGTTCGGCATCCACCAGGAGCAGTACTTCGAGGCGGAGGCGCAGGCCCGCAGCACCCCGCAGGTCAACTTCGACACCGGGTCGGCCCGCACCTACGAGACCGATCCCGAGCCCGCGCAGGGCGGCCCGGTCCGCGGCGGCGCCGCTCCGGCCCCGACCTCGGCCCCCGCCCCGGCCCCGCAGCCGGGTCAGGGTCAGCCGGGCACCGGCGAGGGCGCCCACGCCCCGGCCGGCGGTCTGCCGGCCGGCGCCGCGGACAACGCCCAGGGCGCCGGGCGTCAGGGCGACATGCCGGACACCAACCCGCACCAGGAGGGTGGCGCGCTGAGCTGGCCCTCGAGCCAGCCCGACCGGCCGCAGCAGTAG
- a CDS encoding DUF3151 domain-containing protein: protein MTERPNLLGPEPTRLPEDPAAASLATGQDPMAVAAAHPTSSLVWATLAEHALAGGRPVEAYAYARTGYHRGLDSLRRAGWRGQGEVPWEHEPNRGFLCAVAALAYAADAIGEEDERDRCAQLLRDSSLEAARQMGLAPRG from the coding sequence ATGACCGAGCGCCCCAACCTGCTGGGGCCCGAGCCGACGCGGCTGCCGGAGGACCCGGCAGCCGCGTCGCTCGCGACGGGCCAGGACCCCATGGCCGTCGCCGCGGCCCATCCCACCTCGTCGCTGGTGTGGGCGACGTTGGCCGAGCACGCCCTGGCCGGCGGTCGCCCGGTCGAGGCCTACGCGTACGCCCGCACCGGATACCACCGGGGTCTGGACTCGCTGCGTCGCGCCGGCTGGCGGGGCCAGGGCGAGGTGCCCTGGGAGCACGAGCCCAACCGAGGCTTCCTGTGCGCCGTGGCGGCGCTGGCGTATGCCGCCGACGCGATCGGCGAGGAGGACGAGCGCGACCGCTGCGCCCAGCTGCTGCGCGACTCGTCGCTGGAGGCGGCCCGTCAGATGGGTCTGGCGCCGCGCGGCTGA
- a CDS encoding TrmH family RNA methyltransferase — protein MPGSLPLVAAAADGRGEVGVGPWPGPWPTTADGSPDPRYDPELLRAGDRRNVEDRFRYLTLEAIVAELDRSRHALHVAVENWEHDFNIGSVIRTANAFNVAAFHIVGRRRWNRRGAMVTDRYQHEIHHPDVVDLVRWCHAGGGGVGERSSAIPLVAVDNVPGSQPLEEVGLPRRCVLAFGQEGPGLSPELLAAADQVVHITQFGSTRSLNAGAAAAIAMHAWVRQHVFGPGSGERGGRGAGQA, from the coding sequence ATGCCGGGTAGCCTGCCGCTCGTGGCGGCAGCGGCGGACGGCAGGGGTGAGGTGGGCGTCGGACCCTGGCCGGGGCCGTGGCCCACGACGGCGGACGGCAGCCCGGACCCGCGCTACGACCCCGAGCTGCTGCGCGCGGGGGACCGCCGCAACGTCGAGGACCGGTTCCGCTACCTCACCCTGGAGGCGATCGTCGCCGAGCTCGACCGGTCCCGCCACGCGCTGCACGTCGCGGTCGAGAACTGGGAGCACGACTTCAACATCGGGTCGGTGATCCGCACCGCCAACGCCTTCAACGTCGCGGCCTTCCACATCGTCGGCAGGCGCCGCTGGAACCGCCGCGGCGCGATGGTCACCGACCGCTACCAGCACGAGATCCACCACCCCGACGTCGTCGACCTGGTGCGCTGGTGCCACGCGGGAGGCGGCGGTGTGGGGGAGCGGTCGAGCGCCATACCGCTCGTGGCCGTCGACAACGTGCCGGGGTCGCAGCCGCTGGAGGAGGTCGGGCTGCCCCGGCGGTGCGTGCTGGCCTTCGGCCAGGAGGGGCCCGGGCTGAGCCCAGAGCTGCTCGCGGCCGCCGACCAGGTCGTGCACATCACGCAGTTCGGCTCGACCCGCTCGCTCAACGCCGGCGCCGCCGCCGCGATCGCGATGCACGCGTGGGTGCGTCAGCACGTCTTCGGGCCGGGCTCCGGGGAGAGGGGCGGGCGAGGCGCCGGGCAGGCCTAG
- a CDS encoding DedA family protein yields MSSLQWMDPQYLLDHYGNAFFWISMAIVFIECGLLFPILPGDSLLFAIGMFIKRGDVGINLGVALALLSVAAFAGNVVGYEIGRAIGTPLYNRDGRILKRKYFDQTIDFFDKYGNKALVIGRFVPIVRTFITVVAGVGKMDRRRFFTWSAVGAVLWACSVTLAGYLLGGIALVHDHLEAAILLIVLISVLPMFFEWWMHRRRKARPTSDPTAGAGLTRAER; encoded by the coding sequence ATGTCCTCCCTGCAGTGGATGGACCCGCAGTACCTCCTGGACCACTACGGCAACGCGTTCTTCTGGATCTCGATGGCGATCGTCTTCATCGAGTGCGGCCTGCTCTTCCCGATCCTGCCGGGCGACTCGCTGCTCTTCGCCATCGGCATGTTCATCAAGCGCGGCGACGTCGGCATCAACCTCGGCGTGGCGCTCGCGCTGCTGTCGGTGGCGGCCTTCGCGGGCAACGTCGTGGGCTACGAGATCGGCCGGGCCATCGGCACCCCCCTCTACAACCGCGACGGGCGCATCCTCAAGCGCAAGTACTTCGACCAGACCATCGACTTCTTCGACAAGTACGGCAACAAGGCGCTGGTCATCGGCCGGTTCGTCCCGATCGTGCGGACCTTCATCACCGTGGTCGCGGGCGTCGGCAAGATGGACCGCCGTCGCTTCTTCACGTGGTCCGCGGTCGGAGCGGTGCTGTGGGCCTGCAGCGTCACGCTCGCGGGCTACCTGCTCGGGGGGATCGCGCTGGTCCACGACCACCTCGAGGCGGCGATCCTGCTCATCGTGCTGATCTCGGTGCTGCCCATGTTCTTCGAGTGGTGGATGCACAGGCGGCGCAAGGCGCGCCCCACCAGCGACCCCACCGCCGGCGCCGGCTTGACCCGCGCCGAGCGCTGA
- the fbaA gene encoding class II fructose-bisphosphate aldolase has product MPIATPEVYRDMLDRAKAGAFAYPAINVTSSQTATAAIRGFAEAGSDGIIQVSTGGAEYLSGATIKDMVTGSLALAAYATEVAKNYDVNIALHTDHCPENKLDGFVRPLLKASEANYEKHGVPIFQSHMWDGSAVPLDHNLEIAQELLAICHKLDVILEVEIGVVGGEEDGVANEINEQLYTTPEDALKTVEALGLGEKGRYMAALTFGNVHGVYKPGNVKLRPEILKECQDAVVAKYGSDKGDKPLDLVFHGGSGSLPQEISDAVDFGVVKMNVDTDTQYAFTRPVADWMLKNYDGVLKVDGEVGNKKQYDPRAWGKEAEAAMARRVVEACENLRSAGTHK; this is encoded by the coding sequence ATGCCCATCGCAACCCCCGAGGTCTACCGCGACATGCTGGACCGCGCGAAGGCAGGGGCCTTCGCCTACCCCGCCATCAACGTCACCTCCTCCCAGACCGCGACCGCTGCCATCCGAGGGTTCGCCGAGGCGGGCAGCGACGGCATCATCCAGGTCTCGACCGGCGGTGCGGAGTACCTCTCCGGCGCGACGATCAAGGACATGGTGACCGGGTCCCTGGCGCTCGCGGCCTACGCCACCGAGGTCGCCAAGAACTACGACGTCAACATCGCGCTGCACACCGACCACTGCCCGGAGAACAAGCTGGACGGCTTCGTCCGCCCGCTGCTCAAGGCGTCGGAGGCCAACTACGAGAAGCACGGCGTCCCGATCTTCCAGTCCCACATGTGGGACGGCTCTGCGGTGCCGCTGGACCACAACCTCGAGATCGCCCAGGAGCTGCTGGCGATCTGCCACAAGCTCGACGTCATCCTCGAGGTCGAGATCGGCGTCGTCGGCGGCGAGGAGGACGGCGTCGCCAACGAGATCAACGAGCAGCTCTACACCACCCCCGAGGACGCGCTGAAGACCGTCGAGGCGCTAGGCCTCGGCGAGAAGGGCCGCTACATGGCCGCCCTGACCTTCGGCAACGTGCACGGCGTCTACAAGCCCGGCAACGTCAAGCTGCGCCCCGAGATCCTCAAGGAGTGCCAGGACGCGGTCGTCGCCAAGTACGGCTCCGACAAGGGCGACAAGCCGCTGGACCTGGTCTTCCACGGCGGCTCCGGCTCGCTGCCGCAGGAGATCTCCGACGCCGTCGACTTCGGCGTCGTGAAGATGAACGTCGACACCGACACGCAGTACGCCTTCACCCGCCCCGTCGCGGACTGGATGCTGAAGAACTACGACGGCGTCCTGAAGGTCGACGGCGAGGTCGGCAACAAGAAGCAGTACGACCCGCGCGCGTGGGGCAAGGAGGCCGAGGCGGCCATGGCCCGCCGTGTCGTCGAGGCCTGCGAGAACCTCCGCTCCGCCGGCACCCACAAGTGA